From Geotalea uraniireducens Rf4:
GAAACGGTTTCTTGTCCATGAGGAAGAGGATATCCCCCGCCTTTACGATGGCGCCCTCGGTATAGACACGTTTATCGAGAAAGCCGCTCACCCTGGCCTGAATGTTGACCTGTCGCGAACTCTGGGTCTGCGCGACATATTCGAAGGTAATCGGCGTGTCCTTCGCGACGACTTCGGTCACTGTTACCGTCGGCGGCGGTGGCGCGGCCGCCTGTTCTTTCTTGTGGCAGCCGCCGGCCAGCAATGCGGCAAGACATAGGGCAGCGACTGTAAAAACCCGTACCCCGGCTTTGACCGACCACAACGTAACCCGAAAGTTCCTGACCCTTTTCATGTTACCCCCCGTGATCCGGCAAAGATCGATGAACGGTCTTTTCCGTGCCGTGTGTACATGGCGTGGCTTCACATTCACATACCTTTCCAGAAACATGCCATTGCCCGGTCATCCCCCTGGAGCTTGAACCGATTGATATTAAAGGGATATTCTCAACCCGGCGGTGGCATGGAAGGCGGCAATGTTCAAACGAAGACGACATATCATCCGGAAGACGACATTTCGTCTCAGCGGGATCGAGGTTTCGATTCATACCGCTGAAGCTTCACATCCTCCCCCTGTAAAGGAGGACAAAGAAGATTAGAATGAGGATCGAAGCCAGATGCGACTCGATGAAGGAGGAGAGAAAAAAAAAGGAGCAACAGGGAAAGGAGGAGCACGGAGAGCCCGCGGTCACACCACCAGAATTCTGCGAACCCTTTCAGACTGTTACGCGGTGATAATTTCATGGCGCTCCCGGGAGCGTGCTCCCCTGATCAGCCGCCTTTGCAGCCGCAGGCTCCTTCTGAAGCTCGCCGGGCAACGTCGCTCTATTCGACTTTCCGCCAGCTCTTGTCCGGGTCGTAAAGCTTCATCGCCGCCGCGACCTTGGCGCTGTTCCTGCCCAGGTTTTTCTGGTAGACGACGCCATCATGGTTCACGATGAAGGTCATGATGCCGGATGCCCCGTACTGCGCCGGGTAAGCTACAAGGGCAAAGCCGAGGATCATGTGGCCGTTCACCACGTAGTTGAAGGCACCGCCATCGGCATTACTCTCCTGCGCCTTAAGTATCCTGAAGTAATAGCCATGGAATGGGACCGGTTTATCGTCCTTGCCCTTGGTATACCCCTCCCGGGCTGCCTGGGCTATGAGTGGGCCGAGTGGGCTTTCCTCTTCGCCTTCCTGCGTCTTCCAGTAGAGACCGTCCTGTTTGCCCGGGGTGCTGAGGAATTTCTGGGCGAATTCCAGCACTTCGACGCCGCCCCGCTCGTTGAACGCATACTCGCGCTGGGCATCCACATATGCATGGGCAACGTCGATTGCCTTCAGTTCGTTCCGGCCGATCCGCCGGCTGAGGATCTCTTCCTTCCCCGCCCTGGTGTCGAAGAGCCAGGCATTACCCCGTTTCACAACCGGGATCGGCACAGGATAATCCTGGTTGCCGATAGAAAGAACCGCCTTATCCGGCTTTTCCAGCTCGATCCGGTTCTTTTCCTCATAGAGCCTCACAAACTCGGCCCTGCCGGCCCGGTCCGCTACCCTGTCGCCCGACGAGATGAGGGACTGGGAACCGGGGCCGAGGACGGTTGCCAGCCCCTTGTCATCGTTACCCTTCAAGGCGGCAATGAGGTTGTGCACCGCCTTCTCCGGTGAAGCGAAGGACTTCTGTTTGTTCCCCGCAGACGCTGCCAGGGCTGACACTCCCAAAACCAGGATCAGCAACATGGCCGACAGTATGAGCAGGCAGCGTGAAAGATTGTCTTTGCAGTATTTCATTACCGTCATGGTGTTCCCCCGTCTTTGGGCTACTGCCGGATGTCGCCTTCGGCCTTCCGATTGCGGCTATCTGCGCCGGCCGCCGCCACCGCCGAAGCCTCCCCCGGATCTCGCGCCCCCTCCGAATGAACCTCCACCGGAGCGCGCGCCCGTGCCGGCGGCACTGGCACGGCTTGCGCTGCCCCGCTCACTCGACATGCGTTCCGCGTTGCCGTTGCCGAACCCGCCGCCGAAGGCACTGTCCCGGCCTCCCCTGGCGGTGCCACGGTCGGCACCACCACTTGCGCCAGCTCGTCCCCGGTCTGAAGCGCCGCGATCGGCAGTCCCCCTCCCTCCCCGGTCCTGCCCGCCTTTGTCGCCGCGGCCACCCAGGTCGGCACCGCGACCGTCACCAAGGCCGTGGGCGTCGCGCCGCCCCTCGGCCGAACGCGCCGGAGACTGGCCGAATTTCTGGGCCGTCGCCTTGTCCTTGTAAGCGACTCCCTTGCGGTGGCTCGGGTCGTGCTGCCAGGTGTTTCCTCCACCCCCTTGATGTCGATCAAAGTCCCCTTGGTACTTGCTGCGGTCGATGTTTCTATTGACGTTGATGTTCTGGTTGTGGTTGATGGTGACATCGCCGCCGTGCCAGTCGCTGTGGCCCCAGGCGTAGCCCCAGGCAACGCCGACGGCGACGCCGGCGGCGAAATAGTAAGGCGGATAAGCAGGGGGCGGCGGCGGATAATAGTAGTAGGGGGGATAGGCGGGATAGGCCCATGCGCCGTACACCACCGTCGGGCTGTAGGTGGGTACGTAGACGACCTCCGGACTGGCGGGCTGAATGACGATCGTCTCCTTCTCGACCACGACCTTCTGCTCCTTGGTCGTCTTCAGGTTTCCCGCGTCAGAGGCCTTCTTCCGCAACGCCTGTATTGTGTCCATCACGTCCTTCTGCTGGGCCAGGAACGCATCGCCGAGCTTCGACGTGACGTCGAGCTTCTCGCTCATGGCCGAAAGCACCGAAGGGAAGTTCACCAGCGACTTGACGCTCGGGTCCCAGCTCTCCTTCTCCAGGGCCTTGGCCAGGGCGTCCCCCTTGAGCTCCTTGTGCTGCCGCACCCACCGGTCGGCCTGGACGATCTCCAGGGGATAGGTCGAGGCCATCAGTATCTGTACGACCAGCTCGTCGGGGTATAGGGCGATCGGCGCCACCAGCTGCGCCAGTTCCTCCTTCTGCAGCTTTTTCTGCTGCGGGTCATCGCCACCGCCCTGTGCCGCGACCTGCAGGGGCAGAGCCAGAAGGAGGGCGACAAACAGGCTCAACGCACTCATCCAGAACGACTTTGGTTTCATACATGCTCCTGAGCGGTAAAGGTCGAGCCCTTATTTTTCCGGCGCAACCTTTTCGACCGAAATGGCCAGTGCCTGGGTATAGGTAATCTCGATCTGGTCCCCCTCCTTCACCTCGCCCTTCTTGATCTTCGCCAGATTTTCCTTGTCGCGCACCTTGACATCGACGGCAGAACCGTCCGGCTTCCGGAGAGTCACCATCTTGCCGTTGTCGAATATCTTCTCGATGGTCGCGGTCGTCGTCACCTGCCTCCGGGCAAAGCCTGCCGGTTTAACCGACTTCTCGTCTCGCGCAACCGTCTCTTCGACCGTCACGCCCGCGGGAACCCTGGTCTTGTTGAGCTTCACCGATACCGCCTCGTGATAGCGTGCAGTCACCACGTCTCCGACCTTTACCTGTCCAAGCTTCTTGACCTTCTTGTCGATGACGAACGTGCGCTCCTTGCCGTCCGGCATGGTGAGGGTGAGCGTGCGCTTGTCCATGTCTACCGCCTTGACAATGGCATGTTCCGCAACCATGGTTTCTGTGACGATCCGCCCCCTTGTTTTCTGCGGAGCCGGGTCCTGCTGCCCGTCGTCTGCCACGCCGAACACCGGCATGGCAAGGACAGCGGCAGCACAGATGATTACAGCGAATTGTTTCATAAACTGCCTCCTTTGAGATAATGCGGCAGGCAAATCCGGGCGGACGTGGTTAATGCCAGTCGATCGCCCGCCCGGAAGGCCAGGCAGCAAAGGCCATCAATCGTGGGGCAGCCGTTGCTGTCGACGTATTCCCGTCTCTCCGCGACTACTAGGGCTTCACGCAGGTCGTGTCCCCGCGCACATCGCACAGGGCATAATTCAGCCTCTTCGCCCAGTACTGCAGGGCATCATCAGCGTTGTGCCATTTGCTCCAGAGCTTCGAGATTTCCTTGCCGCCAACGCGCCGGTCGAGGGCCGCGCCGAGCAATTCCCCGGTGTCGGCATCGGTGATCTTCATTTCTATGGTTATTTCCCCCACCCCTGACTGCTTACCGGTGACGGAATACTTTACCAGTGAGAGTCCGATGCCGATCGGCATGAGGGTTGACAGGGTGTTACGGACCGGCTTCGAGCTGTCAGCGTCGATGATGGCCATCTGGACCCTGAATGTGCCGGGTCCGGGTGCCTGGACGACCTTGTAATCCTTCTCCAGCTCCCGCGTCAGGTAGACGTAGGCGTTGTTGGCAAGTTTCTGGAAGTTTTCCAGCTCATCCTTGTCCAGTTCCCCATCCTTTCTGACAAGGACCGGATCGATCATGACCTTGTCGTACTTCTTGACGTCTACCCCCGGCTTCACATAACGATAGAGGGCCTCGTCACCGGTCCCTTTCACGAGGACATCCGGGTTGACCAGAGGTGATGCATTGAGATCCACACTGCGTGCCTGATAGCTTCCCACCGCGCAGCCGCCGAATTGCAGCGCAGCCGCCACAACCATTACGAACATGCCTACTGTCCCCATTGTTTTCATGATGCTCCTCCCTTTCCGAGAAATAGTCTTGCCGATGCGCTGGTACACTGACGATACAGTTGTCCGGATCATGTGGTGGACGTGCTTCGCAAGTTTTCGATCAACTCCATTCCTTCCGTCCTTAAGATCATGTGGAAACTGATTTCGGGATTGCTGGCGGAGAGTTCCATTGCCTCGAGAATCCGGGAATAAAGCGTAGAGCGGATATGGCGATACATTTCCGCCGGTGACTGCCACAGTTCGACATAGGCAATGGTCTGGTCGGCACCATACTCCTCGTAAATCGAACAGGCACGGCAGCCCGGGGCCGCCAGGGTCGGTCCCTTGACGGAAAGCAGAATGTCGAGGATTTCCTGGCGTTTGCCAGGAGAAGCCCCTATTTTCACCATCGCCAGCATCATGGACATAACTAATCCCAGATTCATGCCAATGGCAGGTCGTTCAATCTCGCGTGCAAAAAATTGTGTAAATTTGATGAGTTCCCCAGATTAGGGCGGAATTGCCAGCGGAGACTGATGTATCGGAAAGGGCGGAATTTCGTCTTTAAGGCGATATCCCGTCTTGACCATTTCGAACCGCTATACCTAATTTCTGCATCCGTGAATAGAGGGTGGACGGGTTCATCCCCAGGATCCTGGCAGCACCGTTCTCCCCCTTGATACGCCAGCCGGTGCGCTGGAGTACCCCCGTAATATGCTGCCGCTCGACCTCGTCCATCAGCAGGGGCCGGGCTATCTCTTCCCCGCTCCCTTCGGGCAGCCGCACGTGCAGCCCGTTGCCGGTAGAGACAATGACACCGTATTCGATGACATTGCGCAGTTCGCGGACGTTTCCCGGCCAGTGATAGTTCTGCAGCGCATTCATATCCGACTTGGCGATCCTGTTGATCTTCTTCCCCATCTTTTCATTGAATTCGTGGACGAAGGCCCAGGCCAGCAGTGGGATGTCCTCTGCCCGTTCACGCAGCGGAGGAACGACGATCTGAAAGACATTCAGGCGATAGTAAAGATCCTCCCTGAACGTCCCCTTCTTTACCTCTTCGGCAAGATTGCGGTTGGTGGCTGCAATCACCCGTACATCCACATGGATGGTTTTCGTGCTCCCCAGCCGCTCGAACTGCCCTTCCTGCAGGACCCGAAGGAGCTTCGCCTGGAGTTCCGGCGACATTTCGGAAATCTCGTCGAGGAATATGGTCGCTCCGTCGGCCACCTCGAAGCGTCCAGCCTGCCGTGTCAACGCACCTGTGTACGCCCCCTTCTCGCGGCCGAACAGTTCGCTCTCCACCAGGGCAGCCGGCAGCGACGCGCAGTTCACCTTTACAATGGGTTTGTTCCGGCGCAGACTGAGTTCCTGGATAGCTCGTGCCACGAGTTCCTTGCCGGTGCCTGTCTCGCCACAGATGAGCACAGTCGAATCGGTTGACGCGACCTGTTCCACCAGCCTCAGCACTTTGTCAAGAGCGGCGCTCTGGCCGATTATTTGCTCATTGCAATGGGAACATATGATTTCCGTCTGGAGATACTCGGCCTCCAACTGCAATTTTTCTTTCAGCCGCTGAATCTCGGTGCAGGAGTTACGGAATTCCGCCTCCGACTTACAGCGAAAGAGGGCATTGGCAAAAATCTCGCCCAGCAGGCGCAACCGGAGCAACAGTCCCTCGTCCAGGCAACGGGTGGCGCGGACGTCGTGGGCCGCAATGATATACGCGACGGAACCTGCCACAAGGATGGGAATGGAAAAATTTGCCTTGACCTTCATCGCCTGCCAGCTTTGCCGGTCAACTGCTGCATCCTCGGGTACGTCCTCCCTGGAATTGAAGTGGATCATTTCCCCGCGCAGCAGCCTCTCCTTTGTCCAGGGGAACCGCAGGCTGATATCTATTTTCTCCGGGCTCCGCTCAATTCCCTCCCCATAGCAAGCGTGGGAGACAATCGCCTCGCCCTTGTCCGGGGACAGCGATATCAGCCCGAAACCATCAAATTGAAACATTTCCCGGACCTGCTCCAGTGCGGCAATGATTTCCCGATCGACCTCATCTGCCGTTACGTTGATGAACTTGACTGAAAGATCTGAAACAAATCGCTCGAACTGCAGCCGAACCTCTTCGTTCCGGGTATCGTGGCCCCCCCCCAGGGCGTTCGCACAAACTTCGCCGAACAGGCGCAATAGTGAAATGCTTTCCTTGCTCCAGATGTGTCTGGCACGGACATGATGGGCGTCAATGAAGAATTCCACCGATCCGCCGGCATATATCGGGATGGCGAGGTATGATTGTACACCCAGCGCCGCATAGTTTCGGCGGTCGGCTTCTGCCAGTGGCGGCAACTCGGCGAGACTGGAGAAGCTGACGATGTTTCCGTGCAACAGGTTTTCGCCTGTCCAGGGGAACAGGTCCCTGAGTGTGTATGTTTCCGGCACGGCTGCGATGCCTTCTCCGTGACAGGCATGGGAGGCCCGCACCTCGGTTTTGTCCTGGGTCAGCATCATCAGGCCGCACCGGTCGAAACCGCAGGTAGTAAGCATCTGCCTCAACAAGGCCGCAATTTCCCGGTCGACCAGGTCGGCCGACACAGTGATGATTCTTGACATGGAATCGGAAACCAGCCGCTCCATTTCAAGCAGTTCCTGCATGGTATCCCTGGGTTTTGCCTTAGGAATCGGCAGAAGAATTTTCTCGGCTGCCGGCTTGCTCCTCGCCTTATTTCGCAGTGCTGATCGCTGCATGGTATCTCCTTGTCCGGCGGTAACCTATGTAAACAGAATGATGCCCCCAAAAGGCCTGCATCCTGGCATTCTCCGATGGCGACATATGTGTAGTCGAACCTAATCTTAGCAAACACTAACACTTATTCCACCTTTAGCAAGTCGACAATTCAACCCGAAGACGACATCTCATCTCGACACGAGTTTCGTCTTCGCCACCTCTGGCAGCAATTAATAACCCTGCTGAATTGCGAGATTTATTCAGCCTCTATCGGCACGGACATGCAACTTGAGACGTTGATGACTACCATAACAGTTGGGCGACGGCATGTCACAATGGGGGGGAATTTCTGAAATGAGGTTATCTCTTTGTGGTCAGCGCAGAAGGAGCTTCCGGTGGACAACCCGCGAAAGGAAGCGCAACCGCCGGCAAGGTCCCCAGCCAAATTCTAATCATTGGCTGGGTTCTGGCCGGCAGTAAATAACGCTCTGGTCGTCTACGATGAGGTAAAGGGGAATCGGATCGTCTACTTCGGCTTGATTCTGGTAACTTTCGTGCCCTGCAAGCTGAGACCAGCCATCAGACCCTTCTGATCGAAGATAAAAGCATAGATGTCGTCCTTGGCGGTCGTTGTCGTGAGCGTTTTGGCAATGCCCTTGTCAACGACGACAATGCTCGGACCGACCCCGATCTCCCACCCTTTTGATTTATCCAGGTACGCAAGCGCAGCATCGTTCATGAAAAACAGCGCATAACCGAACGACTGTATGCCCGCCTGCAGGCCGTACGAGGCGGCGACACTCCGATAGTAACCTGTAGTTTTACCATGTACGCGGAGGGCACCATCACCAAACTGAGCTCCGAAGATGAATCCGCCCTTGACCATGGACGGAAAAACAAGAATTCCTCTCGCCTTCTCCGCGAGCAACTTTGCCAGGGGGGTGCTGTCATAAAGCTTCACCAAGGCGGAGTCGACGTCACGGTCGATCTCGGCCTTGCTGGCAGCATACGCCATCAGCGGTGGTACTGCGATTATCAGCATGAGGGTGAAGACTATCAAGCGAACTTGTTTTCTCATTGTCAGTTTTCTCCTTCCGCGCATCGAACCTGGGCAACCTGCAGAAATGCACACTGAAGCCGAATACGATAATACCTCATGCTGCCACGTTACGAGAACTATGCCAACAGATTAACGGGGGGAGATAACTGCATAAGTGTCGGAAAAAAGGCGAGAAAAGGACCAAGGGGGTAATAGTGGGACCGACGACGGGACGAAATATCATCTTCAGGATGAAATCCCGACTTACAGGAGTAAATCGTTCGGCGGCAGAGGGGTTACTAAAATGATTACTAAAAAAATGGGCTCAACGATAAATCGCTAAGCCCATAATTTTGCTATCATTTTGGTAGGCGCGGGCGGTTTCGAACCGCCGACCCCTAGCGTGTCGAGCTAGTGCTCTACCCCTGAGCTACGCGCCTGCTTAAAAACAGAGTAGTTTTAACAATTCAGGCTGACATTGTCAAGGATTTTTCTTAATTATTCTTTGTTTTCTTCATCGGCCTCAGATCGCTCGTGGTTTTTACCGAGCCATCTTTGTCGATGTAAAACTCTCCGCCATAAGGGTCTACGGGTATCTGACTGATGATACGATGTTCAATCAAGGCGTTGAGATTATCAGGATTCTTACCGAATTTATCTTTATATACCACTTCGCCCTTTTCCAGGTAAAGAATTGCCTTTAACGCCTCGAGACGGGTTTCGTAGTCTTTGCGAATAGTTTTTTCCTTGGTTGTCTTCAGCATACCTTCCAGAAAAATAATGGCATTTTCCGTTCTGTTGCCTTTGTAAGCCAAACGAGCCGCAAAATAACCATAGAAGGGGTCAGCGCCAGGTTTTTTCGACGCCTTCATCAGATATTCGGCCGCCTTATCATTTTCACCAAGAAAATAATAGTAATTAAAGCCCAAGAAAAATGGCAGCCAATAGTCCCAATCGCGGTAACGGCTCCCTTTTGCCAGGAATCTATTGGTTTCAGCCACCCGCTTGGCTTCCCATCCCAGTACACCATTGGCCAGAAAATAGGGATCGAGAAAATAGGGATCAAGATCGGTCGAAGCCTTTAACACATTGTAAAGCCAGTCATATTCCCACTCTTTTACATTGCGCTGACTTTTTCCAACCCAAGTACTGCCGTAAAAGACCAGCGACTTGAGATAGAGAACATCGGAGGCAAGACCGTCATACTCCAGGCTGGTGATCTTCAGGACCGGCGACGGCAGCACAACATTCACCTCTTCACCTTTTGGCAGTCTCTTGTTCGTAAGAGAAACATACGAAAGTGTGCTGAAATAGCCCGGAATAAGAACACCCAGCAGCACCACAGGAAAGATCCGCGAGATTCTCATGGAAATTCCTTTTTTCTGAAAATCAGACAGGCCAGCGTCATGACGATGGCAGAATAAATAATCGAATATGCCACAATGCCGAAGACGTACGACGCAGGAATTGACAAGCCGTGGGCCGCCTGAATCTTGATGTCAAAGAACGACAAGTTGGGGAAAATATAATACGCTGCCTGTACGACCTTGACCGTGACCGGAGAAACCGTAATCCCAACCGCTTGCGGAGCCTCAACCAAGGCCTTGACGTCGTTTAACGACATGCCGATTATGTAGGATATGATTGTGAGGATAAATGTCAGGAACGACGTGCTGGTAAACGAGGCAAACAGAAAACTTAGGGCTGAAACCAGCATGAGCATCAGTGTCGTAAAGAAGAATGACAGTCCGACCAGAGGCCATGAAAAACGCTGGAAATACGCTGGATGCCCAAACTTTATCAGCAGCAGGGAAACGGCGGCAAAACAGCTGAGAATGCAGAGGCAGACCGTAAGC
This genomic window contains:
- a CDS encoding DUF2950 domain-containing protein, producing MTVMKYCKDNLSRCLLILSAMLLILVLGVSALAASAGNKQKSFASPEKAVHNLIAALKGNDDKGLATVLGPGSQSLISSGDRVADRAGRAEFVRLYEEKNRIELEKPDKAVLSIGNQDYPVPIPVVKRGNAWLFDTRAGKEEILSRRIGRNELKAIDVAHAYVDAQREYAFNERGGVEVLEFAQKFLSTPGKQDGLYWKTQEGEEESPLGPLIAQAAREGYTKGKDDKPVPFHGYYFRILKAQESNADGGAFNYVVNGHMILGFALVAYPAQYGASGIMTFIVNHDGVVYQKNLGRNSAKVAAAMKLYDPDKSWRKVE
- a CDS encoding DUF3300 domain-containing protein, translating into MKPKSFWMSALSLFVALLLALPLQVAAQGGGDDPQQKKLQKEELAQLVAPIALYPDELVVQILMASTYPLEIVQADRWVRQHKELKGDALAKALEKESWDPSVKSLVNFPSVLSAMSEKLDVTSKLGDAFLAQQKDVMDTIQALRKKASDAGNLKTTKEQKVVVEKETIVIQPASPEVVYVPTYSPTVVYGAWAYPAYPPYYYYPPPPPAYPPYYFAAGVAVGVAWGYAWGHSDWHGGDVTINHNQNINVNRNIDRSKYQGDFDRHQGGGGNTWQHDPSHRKGVAYKDKATAQKFGQSPARSAEGRRDAHGLGDGRGADLGGRGDKGGQDRGGRGTADRGASDRGRAGASGGADRGTARGGRDSAFGGGFGNGNAERMSSERGSASRASAAGTGARSGGGSFGGGARSGGGFGGGGGRRR
- a CDS encoding DUF3313 domain-containing protein, yielding MKTMGTVGMFVMVVAAALQFGGCAVGSYQARSVDLNASPLVNPDVLVKGTGDEALYRYVKPGVDVKKYDKVMIDPVLVRKDGELDKDELENFQKLANNAYVYLTRELEKDYKVVQAPGPGTFRVQMAIIDADSSKPVRNTLSTLMPIGIGLSLVKYSVTGKQSGVGEITIEMKITDADTGELLGAALDRRVGGKEISKLWSKWHNADDALQYWAKRLNYALCDVRGDTTCVKP
- a CDS encoding putative quinol monooxygenase, coding for MSMMLAMVKIGASPGKRQEILDILLSVKGPTLAAPGCRACSIYEEYGADQTIAYVELWQSPAEMYRHIRSTLYSRILEAMELSASNPEISFHMILRTEGMELIENLRSTSTT
- a CDS encoding sigma-54-dependent Fis family transcriptional regulator codes for the protein MQRSALRNKARSKPAAEKILLPIPKAKPRDTMQELLEMERLVSDSMSRIITVSADLVDREIAALLRQMLTTCGFDRCGLMMLTQDKTEVRASHACHGEGIAAVPETYTLRDLFPWTGENLLHGNIVSFSSLAELPPLAEADRRNYAALGVQSYLAIPIYAGGSVEFFIDAHHVRARHIWSKESISLLRLFGEVCANALGGGHDTRNEEVRLQFERFVSDLSVKFINVTADEVDREIIAALEQVREMFQFDGFGLISLSPDKGEAIVSHACYGEGIERSPEKIDISLRFPWTKERLLRGEMIHFNSREDVPEDAAVDRQSWQAMKVKANFSIPILVAGSVAYIIAAHDVRATRCLDEGLLLRLRLLGEIFANALFRCKSEAEFRNSCTEIQRLKEKLQLEAEYLQTEIICSHCNEQIIGQSAALDKVLRLVEQVASTDSTVLICGETGTGKELVARAIQELSLRRNKPIVKVNCASLPAALVESELFGREKGAYTGALTRQAGRFEVADGATIFLDEISEMSPELQAKLLRVLQEGQFERLGSTKTIHVDVRVIAATNRNLAEEVKKGTFREDLYYRLNVFQIVVPPLRERAEDIPLLAWAFVHEFNEKMGKKINRIAKSDMNALQNYHWPGNVRELRNVIEYGVIVSTGNGLHVRLPEGSGEEIARPLLMDEVERQHITGVLQRTGWRIKGENGAARILGMNPSTLYSRMQKLGIAVRNGQDGISP
- a CDS encoding lipid-binding SYLF domain-containing protein, whose amino-acid sequence is MRKQVRLIVFTLMLIIAVPPLMAYAASKAEIDRDVDSALVKLYDSTPLAKLLAEKARGILVFPSMVKGGFIFGAQFGDGALRVHGKTTGYYRSVAASYGLQAGIQSFGYALFFMNDAALAYLDKSKGWEIGVGPSIVVVDKGIAKTLTTTTAKDDIYAFIFDQKGLMAGLSLQGTKVTRIKPK
- a CDS encoding tetratricopeptide repeat protein, with protein sequence MRISRIFPVVLLGVLIPGYFSTLSYVSLTNKRLPKGEEVNVVLPSPVLKITSLEYDGLASDVLYLKSLVFYGSTWVGKSQRNVKEWEYDWLYNVLKASTDLDPYFLDPYFLANGVLGWEAKRVAETNRFLAKGSRYRDWDYWLPFFLGFNYYYFLGENDKAAEYLMKASKKPGADPFYGYFAARLAYKGNRTENAIIFLEGMLKTTKEKTIRKDYETRLEALKAILYLEKGEVVYKDKFGKNPDNLNALIEHRIISQIPVDPYGGEFYIDKDGSVKTTSDLRPMKKTKNN
- a CDS encoding ABC transporter permease, whose protein sequence is MQLLLPIALITFKEGIRNRSIYGISLLALLMLLANFIISDMVGQEVGKVAVDIALSAVSFSGLLLVLFVGINLLAKDLDRKTIYMVLAKPISRSQYLIGKYFGVILLLTVCLCILSCFAAVSLLLIKFGHPAYFQRFSWPLVGLSFFFTTLMLMLVSALSFLFASFTSTSFLTFILTIISYIIGMSLNDVKALVEAPQAVGITVSPVTVKVVQAAYYIFPNLSFFDIKIQAAHGLSIPASYVFGIVAYSIIYSAIVMTLACLIFRKKEFP